A genomic segment from Panthera tigris isolate Pti1 chromosome A1, P.tigris_Pti1_mat1.1, whole genome shotgun sequence encodes:
- the TRIM7 gene encoding E3 ubiquitin-protein ligase TRIM7 isoform X1, whose amino-acid sequence MAAVGPRTGPGSGAEALALAAELQGEATCSICLELFREPVSVECGHSFCRSCIARCWERPGTGTTTVPRALPCPLPCPQCREPVRPGQLRPNRQLASVATLLRRFSLPAAAPGEHRPPEAAVAGCVQHGEPLKLYCQDDGRAICVVCDRAREHRAHAVLPLDEAVQEAKELLESRLKVLRKDLEDYEVFRSTEEKESKELLKQMAAEREKVGAEFQALRAFLVEQEGRLLGRLEELSREVTQKQNENIAQLEGEITQLSKLSSQIQETSRKPDLDFLQEFKNTLSRCSNVPGPKPTTVSSEMKNKVWNVSLKTFVLKGLLKKFKEDLRGELEKEEKVELTLDPDTANPRLILSLDLKSVRLGQRAQDLPCHPRRFDTNTRVLASCGFSSGRHHWEVEVGSKDGWAFGVARESVRRKGLTPFTPEEGVWALQLNSGKYWAVTSPERTPLSCGHLSRVRVALDLEVGAVSFYAVEDMRHLYTFRVNFHERVFPLFSVCSTGTYLRIWP is encoded by the exons ATGGCGGCGGTGGGGCCGCGGACTGGCCCCGGCTCCGGGGCCGAGGCGCTGGCACTGGCGGCAGAGCTGCAGGGCGAGGCCACATGCTCTATCTGCCTGGAGCTCTTCCGCGAGCCCGTATCCGTCGAGTGCGGTCACAGCTTCTGCCGCTCCTGTATCGCGCGCTGTTGGGAGCGCCCCGGCACAGGAACGACCACAGTGCCGCGCGCGCTGCCTTGTCCGCTGCCCTGCCCACAGTGTAGAGAGCCCGTGCGTCCCGGCCAGCTGCGGCCCAACAGGCAGCTGGCCTCAGTGGCCACGCTGCTGCGGCGCTTCAGCCTGCCTGCGGCCGCGCCAGGAGAACACCGGCCCCCGGAGGCGGCGGTGGCCGGGTGCGTACAGCATGGTGAACCGCTCAAGCTCTACTGCCAGGACGACGGACGCGCCATTTGCGTGGTGTGCGACCGCGCCCGCGAACACCGCGCGCACGCAGTGTTGCCGCTAGACGAGGCTGTGCAGGAAGCTAAG GAGCTCCTGGAGTCTAGGCTGAAGGTCTTGAGGAAGGATCTGGAAGACTATGAGGTGTTTCGTTCCACggaagagaaggagagcaagGAGCTCCTG AAGCAGATGGCAGCTGAGCGAGAGAAGGTGGGTGCAGAGTTCCAGGCTCTGCGGGCCTTCCTGGTGGAGCAGGAGGGCCGGCTCCTGGGCCGCCTGGAGGAGCTGTCACGGGAGGTGACACAGAAGCAAAATGAGAACATAGCTCAGCTTGAGGGTGAAATCACCCAGCTCTCCAAGCTCAGCAGCCAGATCCAGGAGACATCTCGAAAGCCTGACCTTGACTTTCTTCAG GAATTCAAAAACACACTAAGCAG ATGCAGCAATGTGCCTGGTCCCAAGCCAACCACAGTCTCTTCTGAGATGAAGAATAAAGTCTGGAATGTTTCCCTCAAGACCTTTGTCTTAAAGGGGCTGCTCAAGAAGTTCAAAG AGGATCTTCGGGGAGAgctagagaaagaggagaaag TGGAGCTGACCTTGGACCCCGACACTGCCAACCCCCGCCTCATCCTCTCTCTGGATCTTAAGAGCGTGCGCCTTGGACAGCGGGCGCAGGACTTGCCCTGCCACCCACGCCGCTTTGACACCAACACGCGAGTCTTGGCGTCCTGTGGTTTCTCCTCCGGGCGGCACCACTGGGAGGTGGAAGTGGGCTCCAAGGACGGCTGGGCCTTCGGCGTGGCGCGAGAGAGCGTGCGCCGCAAGGGCCTCACGCCCTTCACCCCTGAGGAGGGCGTCTGGGCACTGCAGCTCAACAGCGGGAAGTACTGGGCAGTGACTAGCCCTGAACGGACGCCCCTCAGCTGTGGCCACCTGTCCCGTGTGCGGGTGGCCCTGGATCTAGAGGTGGGGGCCGTGTCCTTCTACGCCGTGGAGGACATGCGCCACCTCTACACCTTCCGCGTCAACTTCCACGAGCGAGTgttcccccttttctctgtctgCTCCACCGGCACCTACTTGCGAATCTGGCCTTGA
- the TRIM7 gene encoding E3 ubiquitin-protein ligase TRIM7 isoform X3, whose product MAAVGPRTGPGSGAEALALAAELQGEATCSICLELFREPVSVECGHSFCRSCIARCWERPGTGTTTVPRALPCPLPCPQCREPVRPGQLRPNRQLASVATLLRRFSLPAAAPGEHRPPEAAVAGCVQHGEPLKLYCQDDGRAICVVCDRAREHRAHAVLPLDEAVQEAKELLESRLKVLRKDLEDYEVFRSTEEKESKELLKQMAAEREKVGAEFQALRAFLVEQEGRLLGRLEELSREVTQKQNENIAQLEGEITQLSKLSSQIQETSRKPDLDFLQEFKNTLSRCSNVPGPKPTTVSSEMKNKVWNVSLKTFVLKGLLKKFKEDLRGELEKEEKDKQRPLLGTGLVCRGQAKQEEIEDRKGGGSYYCRALGGADLGPRHCQPPPHPLSGS is encoded by the exons ATGGCGGCGGTGGGGCCGCGGACTGGCCCCGGCTCCGGGGCCGAGGCGCTGGCACTGGCGGCAGAGCTGCAGGGCGAGGCCACATGCTCTATCTGCCTGGAGCTCTTCCGCGAGCCCGTATCCGTCGAGTGCGGTCACAGCTTCTGCCGCTCCTGTATCGCGCGCTGTTGGGAGCGCCCCGGCACAGGAACGACCACAGTGCCGCGCGCGCTGCCTTGTCCGCTGCCCTGCCCACAGTGTAGAGAGCCCGTGCGTCCCGGCCAGCTGCGGCCCAACAGGCAGCTGGCCTCAGTGGCCACGCTGCTGCGGCGCTTCAGCCTGCCTGCGGCCGCGCCAGGAGAACACCGGCCCCCGGAGGCGGCGGTGGCCGGGTGCGTACAGCATGGTGAACCGCTCAAGCTCTACTGCCAGGACGACGGACGCGCCATTTGCGTGGTGTGCGACCGCGCCCGCGAACACCGCGCGCACGCAGTGTTGCCGCTAGACGAGGCTGTGCAGGAAGCTAAG GAGCTCCTGGAGTCTAGGCTGAAGGTCTTGAGGAAGGATCTGGAAGACTATGAGGTGTTTCGTTCCACggaagagaaggagagcaagGAGCTCCTG AAGCAGATGGCAGCTGAGCGAGAGAAGGTGGGTGCAGAGTTCCAGGCTCTGCGGGCCTTCCTGGTGGAGCAGGAGGGCCGGCTCCTGGGCCGCCTGGAGGAGCTGTCACGGGAGGTGACACAGAAGCAAAATGAGAACATAGCTCAGCTTGAGGGTGAAATCACCCAGCTCTCCAAGCTCAGCAGCCAGATCCAGGAGACATCTCGAAAGCCTGACCTTGACTTTCTTCAG GAATTCAAAAACACACTAAGCAG ATGCAGCAATGTGCCTGGTCCCAAGCCAACCACAGTCTCTTCTGAGATGAAGAATAAAGTCTGGAATGTTTCCCTCAAGACCTTTGTCTTAAAGGGGCTGCTCAAGAAGTTCAAAG AGGATCTTCGGGGAGAgctagagaaagaggagaaag ACAAACAGAGACCTCTCCTGGGGACAGGGCTTGTGTGCAGGGGTCAGGCAAAGCAGGAAGAGAttgaagacaggaagggaggaggtTCTTACTACTGCAGAGCTCTGGG TGGAGCTGACCTTGGACCCCGACACTGCCAACCCCCGCCTCATCCTCTCTCTGGATCTTAA
- the TRIM7 gene encoding E3 ubiquitin-protein ligase TRIM7 isoform X2, with protein MAAVGPRTGPGSGAEALALAAELQGEATCSICLELFREPVSVECGHSFCRSCIARCWERPGTGTTTVPRALPCPLPCPQCREPVRPGQLRPNRQLASVATLLRRFSLPAAAPGEHRPPEAAVAGCVQHGEPLKLYCQDDGRAICVVCDRAREHRAHAVLPLDEAVQEAKELLESRLKVLRKDLEDYEVFRSTEEKESKELLKQMAAEREKVGAEFQALRAFLVEQEGRLLGRLEELSREVTQKQNENIAQLEGEITQLSKLSSQIQETSRKPDLDFLQEFKNTLSRCSNVPGPKPTTVSSEMKNKVWNVSLKTFVLKGLLKKFKVELTLDPDTANPRLILSLDLKSVRLGQRAQDLPCHPRRFDTNTRVLASCGFSSGRHHWEVEVGSKDGWAFGVARESVRRKGLTPFTPEEGVWALQLNSGKYWAVTSPERTPLSCGHLSRVRVALDLEVGAVSFYAVEDMRHLYTFRVNFHERVFPLFSVCSTGTYLRIWP; from the exons ATGGCGGCGGTGGGGCCGCGGACTGGCCCCGGCTCCGGGGCCGAGGCGCTGGCACTGGCGGCAGAGCTGCAGGGCGAGGCCACATGCTCTATCTGCCTGGAGCTCTTCCGCGAGCCCGTATCCGTCGAGTGCGGTCACAGCTTCTGCCGCTCCTGTATCGCGCGCTGTTGGGAGCGCCCCGGCACAGGAACGACCACAGTGCCGCGCGCGCTGCCTTGTCCGCTGCCCTGCCCACAGTGTAGAGAGCCCGTGCGTCCCGGCCAGCTGCGGCCCAACAGGCAGCTGGCCTCAGTGGCCACGCTGCTGCGGCGCTTCAGCCTGCCTGCGGCCGCGCCAGGAGAACACCGGCCCCCGGAGGCGGCGGTGGCCGGGTGCGTACAGCATGGTGAACCGCTCAAGCTCTACTGCCAGGACGACGGACGCGCCATTTGCGTGGTGTGCGACCGCGCCCGCGAACACCGCGCGCACGCAGTGTTGCCGCTAGACGAGGCTGTGCAGGAAGCTAAG GAGCTCCTGGAGTCTAGGCTGAAGGTCTTGAGGAAGGATCTGGAAGACTATGAGGTGTTTCGTTCCACggaagagaaggagagcaagGAGCTCCTG AAGCAGATGGCAGCTGAGCGAGAGAAGGTGGGTGCAGAGTTCCAGGCTCTGCGGGCCTTCCTGGTGGAGCAGGAGGGCCGGCTCCTGGGCCGCCTGGAGGAGCTGTCACGGGAGGTGACACAGAAGCAAAATGAGAACATAGCTCAGCTTGAGGGTGAAATCACCCAGCTCTCCAAGCTCAGCAGCCAGATCCAGGAGACATCTCGAAAGCCTGACCTTGACTTTCTTCAG GAATTCAAAAACACACTAAGCAG ATGCAGCAATGTGCCTGGTCCCAAGCCAACCACAGTCTCTTCTGAGATGAAGAATAAAGTCTGGAATGTTTCCCTCAAGACCTTTGTCTTAAAGGGGCTGCTCAAGAAGTTCAAAG TGGAGCTGACCTTGGACCCCGACACTGCCAACCCCCGCCTCATCCTCTCTCTGGATCTTAAGAGCGTGCGCCTTGGACAGCGGGCGCAGGACTTGCCCTGCCACCCACGCCGCTTTGACACCAACACGCGAGTCTTGGCGTCCTGTGGTTTCTCCTCCGGGCGGCACCACTGGGAGGTGGAAGTGGGCTCCAAGGACGGCTGGGCCTTCGGCGTGGCGCGAGAGAGCGTGCGCCGCAAGGGCCTCACGCCCTTCACCCCTGAGGAGGGCGTCTGGGCACTGCAGCTCAACAGCGGGAAGTACTGGGCAGTGACTAGCCCTGAACGGACGCCCCTCAGCTGTGGCCACCTGTCCCGTGTGCGGGTGGCCCTGGATCTAGAGGTGGGGGCCGTGTCCTTCTACGCCGTGGAGGACATGCGCCACCTCTACACCTTCCGCGTCAACTTCCACGAGCGAGTgttcccccttttctctgtctgCTCCACCGGCACCTACTTGCGAATCTGGCCTTGA
- the TRIM7 gene encoding E3 ubiquitin-protein ligase TRIM7 isoform X6, with protein MAAVGPRTGPGSGAEALALAAELQGEATCSICLELFREPVSVECGHSFCRSCIARCWERPGTGTTTVPRALPCPLPCPQCREPVRPGQLRPNRQLASVATLLRRFSLPAAAPGEHRPPEAAVAGCVQHGEPLKLYCQDDGRAICVVCDRAREHRAHAVLPLDEAVQEAKELLESRLKVLRKDLEDYEVFRSTEEKESKELLKQMAAEREKVGAEFQALRAFLVEQEGRLLGRLEELSREVTQKQNENIAQLEGEITQLSKLSSQIQETSRKPDLDFLQEFKNTLSRLFVLQMQQCAWSQANHSLF; from the exons ATGGCGGCGGTGGGGCCGCGGACTGGCCCCGGCTCCGGGGCCGAGGCGCTGGCACTGGCGGCAGAGCTGCAGGGCGAGGCCACATGCTCTATCTGCCTGGAGCTCTTCCGCGAGCCCGTATCCGTCGAGTGCGGTCACAGCTTCTGCCGCTCCTGTATCGCGCGCTGTTGGGAGCGCCCCGGCACAGGAACGACCACAGTGCCGCGCGCGCTGCCTTGTCCGCTGCCCTGCCCACAGTGTAGAGAGCCCGTGCGTCCCGGCCAGCTGCGGCCCAACAGGCAGCTGGCCTCAGTGGCCACGCTGCTGCGGCGCTTCAGCCTGCCTGCGGCCGCGCCAGGAGAACACCGGCCCCCGGAGGCGGCGGTGGCCGGGTGCGTACAGCATGGTGAACCGCTCAAGCTCTACTGCCAGGACGACGGACGCGCCATTTGCGTGGTGTGCGACCGCGCCCGCGAACACCGCGCGCACGCAGTGTTGCCGCTAGACGAGGCTGTGCAGGAAGCTAAG GAGCTCCTGGAGTCTAGGCTGAAGGTCTTGAGGAAGGATCTGGAAGACTATGAGGTGTTTCGTTCCACggaagagaaggagagcaagGAGCTCCTG AAGCAGATGGCAGCTGAGCGAGAGAAGGTGGGTGCAGAGTTCCAGGCTCTGCGGGCCTTCCTGGTGGAGCAGGAGGGCCGGCTCCTGGGCCGCCTGGAGGAGCTGTCACGGGAGGTGACACAGAAGCAAAATGAGAACATAGCTCAGCTTGAGGGTGAAATCACCCAGCTCTCCAAGCTCAGCAGCCAGATCCAGGAGACATCTCGAAAGCCTGACCTTGACTTTCTTCAG GAATTCAAAAACACACTAAGCAG GCTCTTTGTCCTGCAGATGCAGCAATGTGCCTGGTCCCAAGCCAACCACAGTCTCTTCTGA
- the TRIM7 gene encoding E3 ubiquitin-protein ligase TRIM7 isoform X5: MAAVGPRTGPGSGAEALALAAELQGEATCSICLELFREPVSVECGHSFCRSCIARCWERPGTGTTTVPRALPCPLPCPQCREPVRPGQLRPNRQLASVATLLRRFSLPAAAPGEHRPPEAAVAGCVQHGEPLKLYCQDDGRAICVVCDRAREHRAHAVLPLDEAVQEAKELLESRLKVLRKDLEDYEVFRSTEEKESKELLKQMAAEREKVGAEFQALRAFLVEQEGRLLGRLEELSREVTQKQNENIAQLEGEITQLSKLSSQIQETSRKPDLDFLQEFKNTLSSGADLGPRHCQPPPHPLSGS, encoded by the exons ATGGCGGCGGTGGGGCCGCGGACTGGCCCCGGCTCCGGGGCCGAGGCGCTGGCACTGGCGGCAGAGCTGCAGGGCGAGGCCACATGCTCTATCTGCCTGGAGCTCTTCCGCGAGCCCGTATCCGTCGAGTGCGGTCACAGCTTCTGCCGCTCCTGTATCGCGCGCTGTTGGGAGCGCCCCGGCACAGGAACGACCACAGTGCCGCGCGCGCTGCCTTGTCCGCTGCCCTGCCCACAGTGTAGAGAGCCCGTGCGTCCCGGCCAGCTGCGGCCCAACAGGCAGCTGGCCTCAGTGGCCACGCTGCTGCGGCGCTTCAGCCTGCCTGCGGCCGCGCCAGGAGAACACCGGCCCCCGGAGGCGGCGGTGGCCGGGTGCGTACAGCATGGTGAACCGCTCAAGCTCTACTGCCAGGACGACGGACGCGCCATTTGCGTGGTGTGCGACCGCGCCCGCGAACACCGCGCGCACGCAGTGTTGCCGCTAGACGAGGCTGTGCAGGAAGCTAAG GAGCTCCTGGAGTCTAGGCTGAAGGTCTTGAGGAAGGATCTGGAAGACTATGAGGTGTTTCGTTCCACggaagagaaggagagcaagGAGCTCCTG AAGCAGATGGCAGCTGAGCGAGAGAAGGTGGGTGCAGAGTTCCAGGCTCTGCGGGCCTTCCTGGTGGAGCAGGAGGGCCGGCTCCTGGGCCGCCTGGAGGAGCTGTCACGGGAGGTGACACAGAAGCAAAATGAGAACATAGCTCAGCTTGAGGGTGAAATCACCCAGCTCTCCAAGCTCAGCAGCCAGATCCAGGAGACATCTCGAAAGCCTGACCTTGACTTTCTTCAG GAATTCAAAAACACACTAAGCAG TGGAGCTGACCTTGGACCCCGACACTGCCAACCCCCGCCTCATCCTCTCTCTGGATCTTAA
- the TRIM7 gene encoding E3 ubiquitin-protein ligase TRIM7 isoform X4 → MAAEREKVGAEFQALRAFLVEQEGRLLGRLEELSREVTQKQNENIAQLEGEITQLSKLSSQIQETSRKPDLDFLQEFKNTLSRCSNVPGPKPTTVSSEMKNKVWNVSLKTFVLKGLLKKFKEDLRGELEKEEKVELTLDPDTANPRLILSLDLKSVRLGQRAQDLPCHPRRFDTNTRVLASCGFSSGRHHWEVEVGSKDGWAFGVARESVRRKGLTPFTPEEGVWALQLNSGKYWAVTSPERTPLSCGHLSRVRVALDLEVGAVSFYAVEDMRHLYTFRVNFHERVFPLFSVCSTGTYLRIWP, encoded by the exons ATGGCAGCTGAGCGAGAGAAGGTGGGTGCAGAGTTCCAGGCTCTGCGGGCCTTCCTGGTGGAGCAGGAGGGCCGGCTCCTGGGCCGCCTGGAGGAGCTGTCACGGGAGGTGACACAGAAGCAAAATGAGAACATAGCTCAGCTTGAGGGTGAAATCACCCAGCTCTCCAAGCTCAGCAGCCAGATCCAGGAGACATCTCGAAAGCCTGACCTTGACTTTCTTCAG GAATTCAAAAACACACTAAGCAG ATGCAGCAATGTGCCTGGTCCCAAGCCAACCACAGTCTCTTCTGAGATGAAGAATAAAGTCTGGAATGTTTCCCTCAAGACCTTTGTCTTAAAGGGGCTGCTCAAGAAGTTCAAAG AGGATCTTCGGGGAGAgctagagaaagaggagaaag TGGAGCTGACCTTGGACCCCGACACTGCCAACCCCCGCCTCATCCTCTCTCTGGATCTTAAGAGCGTGCGCCTTGGACAGCGGGCGCAGGACTTGCCCTGCCACCCACGCCGCTTTGACACCAACACGCGAGTCTTGGCGTCCTGTGGTTTCTCCTCCGGGCGGCACCACTGGGAGGTGGAAGTGGGCTCCAAGGACGGCTGGGCCTTCGGCGTGGCGCGAGAGAGCGTGCGCCGCAAGGGCCTCACGCCCTTCACCCCTGAGGAGGGCGTCTGGGCACTGCAGCTCAACAGCGGGAAGTACTGGGCAGTGACTAGCCCTGAACGGACGCCCCTCAGCTGTGGCCACCTGTCCCGTGTGCGGGTGGCCCTGGATCTAGAGGTGGGGGCCGTGTCCTTCTACGCCGTGGAGGACATGCGCCACCTCTACACCTTCCGCGTCAACTTCCACGAGCGAGTgttcccccttttctctgtctgCTCCACCGGCACCTACTTGCGAATCTGGCCTTGA